One stretch of Emys orbicularis isolate rEmyOrb1 chromosome 7, rEmyOrb1.hap1, whole genome shotgun sequence DNA includes these proteins:
- the MRPS25 gene encoding small ribosomal subunit protein mS25, whose translation MPMKGRFPIRRTLQYLTQGEIVLKSAVKVMTVNYNTTGELSEGARKFVFFNIPQIQYKNPWVQIMMFKNMTPSPFLRFYLDSGEQVLVDVEDKNNKEIVEHIKKILGKSEETLKKEEQEKKQLSHPATFGPKKYHLRECMCEIEGQIPCPGLVPLPKEMTGKYKAAMKDKATS comes from the exons atgccgatGAAGGGCCGGTTCCCCATCCGCAGGACCCTGCAGTACCTGACTCAGGGGGAGATCGTCCTCAAGAGCGCGGTGAAGGTGATGACTGTGAACTACAACACCACGGGGGAGCTGAGCGAGGGGGCCAG AAAATTTGTGTTTTTCAACATCCCTCAGATTCAGTACAAAAACCCCTGGGTCCAGATCATGATGTTTAAGAACATGACCCCTTCGCCATTTCTAAGGTTCTATTTAG ATAGTGGTGAGCAAGTCTTGGTTGATGTGGAAGATAAAAACAACAAAGAGATAGTGgagcacattaaaaaaatcttggGTAAAAGCGA GGAAACGCTAAAAAAAGAGGAGCAAGAGAAAAAGCAGCTCTCTCATCCTGCAACCTTTGGACCCAAAAAATATCACCTGCGTGAATGTATGTGTGAAATTGAAGGCCAGATTCCCTGCCCTGGTCTAGTACCGCTGCCTAAAGAGATGACGGGCAAATATAAAGCTGCCATGAAAGACAAAGCCACATCCTGA